The Mesorhizobium sp. AR02 genomic interval TGCTGGATCGATTCCGCCATGCCGGTGGTCGGCTGGCCGGTGCGCACGTCCATGGTCACGCTGAAGCCGTCCGGCAGGCCGGCCTTGGCCAGAAGTTCCTTGGCCTTGGCGACATCGAGCTTGAACGGGTTGTCGTCCACGGCGCCAAGGTCGCCCTTGGGCAGGAAGGATTGGTGGATTTCGCCAATGCCCTTGAGGATGGTCGAGCTCAACGCATCGTAGTCGACGAGATATTTGAAGGCTTGGCGGACCTCGGGTTTCGCCAGATTCGGATTCTTCTGGTTGAGGCTGATGTAATAGACCGTGCCCTTCGGCGCGCTGGTGGTGGTGAGGTCGGCGTTCTTGGCGATGGCGTCGAGATCGTTCGGCTCGAGGTTGCGGGCAACGTCGATGTCGCCGGCTTCCAGCGCCAGGCGCTGGGCCGAGCTTTCCTTCATGTTGCGGTAGATGACGCGGGCAAGCTTGGCCTTTTCGCCGTGATAATTGTCGTTGCGCTCCATGACGACGGCTTCGTTGGCCCGCCATTCACGCAGCTTGTAGGCGCCCGAGCCGGCATAGCCGGTCTTCAGCCAGGCATTGCCGAAGTCATTGTCCCATTTGTAGTCGGCGGTGGGCGCTGCCTTGACGACATGCTCCTTGACCAGCTTGGCATCGACGACCGAGGCGACGGTGGCCGAGAGACAGTTCAGCACGAAGCTCGGCGCATAGGCCTTGTCGACAGTGAACTGGAATGTGGTGTCGTCGACGGCCTTGGCCTTTTCGGCGACGTTGTCGCCGCTGATGCCGAACTGGTCGATGATGAAGGCCGGGCTCTTGTCCAGCTTGACGGCGCGCTCGAACGAATAGGCGACATCGGCCGCGGTGATCGGATTGCCCGAGGCGAATTTGAGGCCGGGCTTGAGCTTGAAGGTATAGGTCAGGCCATCGTCGGAGACGGTCCAGCTTTCGGCGAGATCGGGCTTGACCTTGGAGGTGTCGCTGAGGTCGAGGCGGACAAGCAGGTCGTAGGTGTTGCCGGTGACTTCGGCGGTCGACAGCTCGAACGCTTCGCCCGGATCCATGGTGATGATGTCGTCGATGGCGAAACCTTCGACCAGCGTGTCGGCCGGCGTGACGGCGAAGGCAGGCGCTGCGCCAATGAGCAGCGCGGACATCGCCGCGCCCGCAAGCAAGGTACGCGAGCGAAGAGCAAACTTTTCCATCATCATGGTGATTGTTCCCTGTTTTGTTGGTTTGTTGACCTGAGTTCCCGGCTCAGGATTGCGGTGTTCTTTTCAAGACCGATAACGGCCATTTGACCGCTTACCGTCGTGGTTTTTGTCCAATTGGTCAACAGCATATCCGGCGGCCTCGTGGCGGGCAACGAGCATTTTATACGCGGACCCATTGGACCAGAATGGCGGGCAGCGCGTCGACGCATAGGCCGGCCAATCGAGGCAGTCGAACGAGAAAAATCTGCTAGTTTTCGAGCTATTTCAGAGCGGCAACGAGCCCGGCATCGGGAAAGCAGGTCTCTGCCTGGCCGTTCTTGGCCTGCCACTTGCCGATCGAGCGGCGGGTCTTGAAGCCGGGCAGGCCGTCGGCGCTGCCGACATCATAGCCCTTGGCTTCCAGCGCCCTTTGCAGGGCGGCGATATCGGAGCGGTGGAGATCGCCGACCGGGCCCCAGCTGCCGGAAAAATTCTGATCGCCATGCGCGATGCGGTCGGCGCCATGGCCGATGAACAGCGCATAGAGGTCGCTGGTGTTGTATTCCTTCAGCACGTAGAAATTGGGGGTTGCGATGAAAGCCGGCCCGCTGCGGCCGGCCGGCATCAGCAGGAAGCCCTCCGCTTTCAGCTCACTCGCGGGAAATGCTTTTCCGCCGACGCGCTTGATGCCCATGTCGGCCCACTCGGAAATCTTCTTGCCCTGATCGGGGCCTTCCAGCGAGCACGAGACGCTTTCGGGCACGGTCACCTCGAAACCCCAGCCGCGCCCCCGCACCCAGCCATAATGGACGAGATAATTGGCGATCGAGGCGAGCACGTCGGGCGTCGAATTCCAGATGTCGACGCGGCCGTCGCCATCGAAATCCATGGCATGCTTGAGGAAGGAGGTCGGCATGAATTGCGGCTGGCCGAGCGCACCGGCCCAGGACGATTTCATCGCGCCGACCGGCGCCAATCCGCGTTGGACGATTTCAAGCGCGGCCAGAAGCTCGGTGCGGAAGAAATCCTTCTTGGTCGACATGAACGCCTTGGTGCCAAGCACCTCGAAGGCATCGTAGGGCATCTTCGCCGCGCCGAAGCCGGTCTCGCGGCCCCAGATCGCCAGAAGGATCTCGCCGGGCACGCCATAGCGTTTTTCGATTGCGGCAAGCGTCCTGGCGTTGGTGGCTTCGCGCGCGCGTCCGCCTGATGTCACTGCACGAACCGTCTTCTCGGCGAAATAGGCGCCGGGCGAGCCGAACTCGGCCTGATGCTGCTTCTGCGGCGTTTTCGGCTTCTCGCCGGGCATGACGAGGTCGGGAAGCTTCAGATTGGGCTTTATGCCGTCGAAGGCGGCATCGAAAGTCTGCTTGGATATGCCTTTGGCCTTGGCCTCGGGCCAGAGGTCGTTCTGCAGCCAGGCGCGGAACTGGTCGTCGATCTTGGCGGCGGAGGCGGGGGCGATGAGGAAAACAGTGAGGAGAGCTGCAAGAAAGGAAAGCAGAGCCAACCTGAGAGGACGCGCAACAATCATGATCCGCACCCTCTCCGCCAATCTTGTCAAAACGCCGTCCGCGAGCGCAGCGCGGCGGCGAGCGTGCCCTCGTCGAGATAGTCGAGCTCACCGCCGACCGGCACGCCATGCGCCAGCCTTGTCACCTTGATGTCGAAGCCGGACAGCTGGTCGGTAAGATAGTGCGCGGTGGTCTGGCCCTCGACGGTGGCGTTGACGGCGATGATGATCTCCTTGACCTCGCCGCCGGCGACCCGGTCGATCAGCGAGCGGATGTTGAGCTGATCGGGGCCGATGCCGTCGAGCGGCGACAGCGTGCCGCCGAGCACATGGTAGCGCACGTTCATCGCCGCCGCCCGCTCCAGCGCCCAGAGATCGGAGACGTCCTCGACGACGATGAGGGTGGCAGCGTCGCGGCGCGGGTCGGTGCAGATCATGCAAGGGTCGGATGTATCGACATTGCCGCAGGTGGAACAGATGCGCACCTTGTCGGCCGCCTCGCCCATGGCGGCGGCGAGCGGCGACAGGAGCTGCTCCTTTTTCTTGATCAGATGCAGCGCCGCGCGCCTGGCCGAACGGGGCCCAAGCCCCGGCACCTTGGCCAGGAGCTGGATCAGGCGTTCGATCTCGGGACCGG includes:
- a CDS encoding ABC transporter substrate-binding protein; this translates as MMMEKFALRSRTLLAGAAMSALLIGAAPAFAVTPADTLVEGFAIDDIITMDPGEAFELSTAEVTGNTYDLLVRLDLSDTSKVKPDLAESWTVSDDGLTYTFKLKPGLKFASGNPITAADVAYSFERAVKLDKSPAFIIDQFGISGDNVAEKAKAVDDTTFQFTVDKAYAPSFVLNCLSATVASVVDAKLVKEHVVKAAPTADYKWDNDFGNAWLKTGYAGSGAYKLREWRANEAVVMERNDNYHGEKAKLARVIYRNMKESSAQRLALEAGDIDVARNLEPNDLDAIAKNADLTTTSAPKGTVYYISLNQKNPNLAKPEVRQAFKYLVDYDALSSTILKGIGEIHQSFLPKGDLGAVDDNPFKLDVAKAKELLAKAGLPDGFSVTMDVRTGQPTTGMAESIQQTLGQAGIKLEIIPGDGKQTLTKYRARNHDIYIGNWGQDYFDPNSNAQTFASNPDNSDAGKSHTLAWRNSWDIPDLTKETEAALLEKDSGKRADMYKDLQKKILDTSPFVIIHQQLEVAGLHKNLKSFALGPSFDTNFVGPVSKE
- a CDS encoding lytic murein transglycosylase, which encodes MIVARPLRLALLSFLAALLTVFLIAPASAAKIDDQFRAWLQNDLWPEAKAKGISKQTFDAAFDGIKPNLKLPDLVMPGEKPKTPQKQHQAEFGSPGAYFAEKTVRAVTSGGRAREATNARTLAAIEKRYGVPGEILLAIWGRETGFGAAKMPYDAFEVLGTKAFMSTKKDFFRTELLAALEIVQRGLAPVGAMKSSWAGALGQPQFMPTSFLKHAMDFDGDGRVDIWNSTPDVLASIANYLVHYGWVRGRGWGFEVTVPESVSCSLEGPDQGKKISEWADMGIKRVGGKAFPASELKAEGFLLMPAGRSGPAFIATPNFYVLKEYNTSDLYALFIGHGADRIAHGDQNFSGSWGPVGDLHRSDIAALQRALEAKGYDVGSADGLPGFKTRRSIGKWQAKNGQAETCFPDAGLVAALK
- the recR gene encoding recombination mediator RecR, giving the protein MSKRIAGPEIERLIQLLAKVPGLGPRSARRAALHLIKKKEQLLSPLAAAMGEAADKVRICSTCGNVDTSDPCMICTDPRRDAATLIVVEDVSDLWALERAAAMNVRYHVLGGTLSPLDGIGPDQLNIRSLIDRVAGGEVKEIIIAVNATVEGQTTAHYLTDQLSGFDIKVTRLAHGVPVGGELDYLDEGTLAAALRSRTAF